From the genome of Lotus japonicus ecotype B-129 chromosome 6, LjGifu_v1.2, one region includes:
- the LOC130725317 gene encoding uncharacterized protein LOC130725317, translating into MDRGKSDTMNLDWEKELRKFQKVMASWTKPLKMKAMVKLTRFSKHALEHVLSRTIPILMRNDAHYIPNDLSPSLSEVVAYCLKCISCTGDGTLESVAFVLMVRRDAADHDRLEIVIDLLDSHINCIVRRYLPEMLTVLALWEDIRRKLTTLGALHLLVEVAGTGSMVYRERACQKIELLGITEDVMHELVELGVIPVLVELMRDGDQCTKLIASLAIKL; encoded by the exons ATGGACCGGGGTAAAAGTGATACTATGAATCTTGATTGGGAAAAAGAATTGAGGAAATTTCAGAAAGTTATGGCCTCATGGACCAAGCCTTTGAAAATGAAAGCCATGGTCAAGCTGACCCGTTTCTCTAAACATGCCCTTGAGCATGTGTTATCTCGCACCATACCTATTCTCATGAGGAATGATGCTCATTATATTCCGAATGATCTTTCCCCTTCACTTTCTGAGGTTGTTGCTTACTGCTTGAAGTGTATTTCTTGTACAGGTGATGGCACCTTGGAAAGTGTTGCATTTGTTTTGATGGTGAG GAGAGATGCTGCTGACCATGACAGGTTAGAAATCGTTATCGATTTGTTGGATTCTCATATCAATTGTATTGTTAGGCGGTATTTGCCAGAGATGTTGACTGTGTTAGCATTGTGGGAGGACATTAGGAGGAAACTCACTACATTAGgagctcttcatcttcttgtggAGGTTGCTGGTACTGGTAGCATGGTCTATAGAGAAAGAGCATGTCAAAAAATTGAGTTGCTTGGAATCACAGAGGATGTGATGCATGAGCTTGTCGAATTGGGAGTGATACCAGTGCTTGTGGAGTTGATGCGTGATGGAGATCAATGTACTAAACTTATAGCTTCACTTGCAATAAAATTATAG